From a single Paludibacter jiangxiensis genomic region:
- a CDS encoding alpha-L-arabinofuranosidase C-terminal domain-containing protein: MNLKSHSLFATIIILSFFLFLSFSSQAAKGGKKISSDLFGLFFEDINYSADGGLYAEMVQNRSFEYNPTEQKTWNPFSYWEYVAPGFSYGRINVETTAPIHPNNPHYVVLDVEHIGHEAKYTGISGVGIKNSGFEGMVVKANDKYDFSMFARQLGNEPVAFTICLQTLKGKILAQTTVSVAASDWKKYSATLIPSANCDTANLVILATNAGKVGLDLISLFPEKTFKNRPNGMRADLAQMLADMKPRFIRFPGGCLAHGDGLGNMYRWKNTIGPLETRKEQRNIWNYNQTAGLGYYEYFRFCEDIGAKPLPVLPAAVSCQNSGDTWRVGGTGQKALPMNEMQEYVQEVLDLIEWANGPVTSVWGAKRAAAGHPAPFNLQYIGIGNEDKITPEFEERFKMIFAAVKAKHPEVTVVGTVGPAPDGEDFTKGWKLADDLKVPIVDEHYYTSPEWFISHQNRYDSYKRNATEVYLGEYASWGNKLRNAIAEAAYMTSLERNGDVVRMASYAPLLAKKDFTQWKTDMIFFNNVKINPTPNYYVQKMFSANQGDYYFDKVILKDEKDQNLAASCVRDSKTGDIIVKMVNFGNAPKPMKINLGKFGSIASLAEQTVLSGEADAENTLDNPQKVSPVSSTVKVGKSFNYSAPAMSLTVVRIKTKK; this comes from the coding sequence ATGAATCTAAAATCTCATTCGCTGTTTGCGACAATTATTATTCTCTCGTTCTTCCTGTTTCTCTCGTTTTCTTCGCAGGCGGCCAAAGGGGGTAAAAAAATCAGCTCCGACCTTTTCGGGTTGTTTTTTGAGGACATCAACTATTCTGCCGATGGCGGGTTGTATGCCGAAATGGTACAGAACCGTTCGTTCGAGTATAATCCTACTGAGCAGAAAACATGGAATCCCTTTTCGTATTGGGAATATGTTGCTCCCGGATTTTCGTATGGCAGAATCAATGTGGAAACTACCGCACCCATTCATCCCAACAATCCGCATTACGTGGTTCTGGATGTCGAGCATATCGGACATGAGGCAAAATACACCGGGATTTCGGGGGTCGGAATCAAGAACTCCGGCTTTGAAGGTATGGTGGTAAAGGCGAACGACAAATATGATTTTTCGATGTTTGCCCGCCAACTTGGCAACGAGCCGGTGGCATTTACCATTTGCCTGCAAACATTGAAAGGGAAAATTCTTGCTCAGACAACAGTTTCGGTGGCTGCTTCCGACTGGAAAAAATATAGCGCTACTCTTATTCCTTCGGCGAATTGCGATACAGCTAATCTGGTTATTTTGGCGACTAATGCAGGGAAAGTGGGATTGGATCTGATCTCGTTGTTCCCGGAAAAGACCTTTAAAAACCGTCCGAATGGGATGCGTGCCGATTTGGCGCAGATGCTGGCCGACATGAAGCCGCGCTTTATCCGTTTTCCGGGTGGTTGTCTGGCGCATGGGGACGGATTAGGTAATATGTACCGCTGGAAAAACACCATCGGTCCGCTCGAAACACGCAAGGAGCAACGCAATATCTGGAACTACAATCAAACAGCAGGACTGGGCTATTATGAGTATTTCCGTTTTTGCGAAGACATCGGAGCCAAACCATTGCCCGTTTTGCCGGCAGCTGTAAGTTGTCAGAACTCGGGAGATACTTGGAGGGTTGGCGGAACCGGACAAAAGGCGTTGCCGATGAACGAAATGCAGGAGTACGTTCAGGAAGTGCTGGATCTGATTGAATGGGCTAATGGCCCCGTGACATCCGTTTGGGGTGCCAAACGTGCGGCAGCAGGTCATCCGGCTCCGTTCAATCTCCAGTATATCGGCATTGGTAACGAGGATAAAATTACTCCTGAATTTGAAGAACGTTTCAAAATGATTTTTGCAGCTGTCAAAGCCAAACATCCCGAAGTGACTGTTGTTGGAACGGTAGGCCCGGCTCCCGATGGTGAAGATTTTACCAAGGGTTGGAAATTGGCGGATGACCTGAAAGTTCCTATTGTGGACGAACATTACTATACCAGTCCCGAATGGTTTATTTCTCATCAAAACCGCTATGATTCGTATAAGCGCAATGCAACGGAGGTCTATCTGGGCGAATATGCTTCGTGGGGAAACAAGTTGCGTAACGCGATTGCCGAGGCGGCTTACATGACCTCGCTCGAACGTAATGGCGATGTGGTTCGTATGGCTTCGTATGCTCCCTTGCTGGCCAAGAAAGATTTCACACAGTGGAAAACCGACATGATCTTTTTTAATAATGTAAAAATCAATCCGACTCCCAATTACTATGTGCAAAAGATGTTCTCGGCCAATCAGGGTGATTACTATTTTGACAAGGTGATTTTGAAGGATGAAAAAGATCAAAACCTTGCAGCTTCGTGTGTTCGCGATAGCAAAACCGGCGACATTATAGTGAAAATGGTCAATTTCGGGAACGCTCCGAAACCGATGAAAATTAATCTGGGTAAGTTTGGTAGTATCGCATCACTGGCTGAACAGACTGTTTTGAGCGGAGAGGCCGATGCCGAAAACACACTCGATAACCCGCAAAAAGTGTCTCCGGTGTCATCAACGGTGAAAGTCGGTAAATCATTCAATTATTCAGCTCCGGCCATGTCGTTGACTGTGGTTAGAATCAAAACAAAAAAATAA
- a CDS encoding NPCBM/NEW2 domain-containing protein gives MMKKLLYAMAFFLLTLSVNAQTVWLDQLDLSAATQGYGVPGKNKSLDGKTITIAGKTFERGFSTHSVSSLLVLLEGKAVNFTAQVGIDDEVAGHDPAVEFQLFGDGKKIWTSGLMKLGDAAKACSVQLTGINKLELVVTDGGNGNYYDHADWADAKFEAKGVTIFKTYNPVSSVPYILTPKASDKPRINSAAVFGVRPGSPFQYFVAATGDRPMTFSAKGLPEGLKLDSKTGIVTGSLTKAGTYEVMLSAKNAKGKADKKLRIVCGDRIALTPPMGWNSWNCFAGEVSADKVKRAADAMVKSGLVNHGWTYINIDDFWQNHRDSKDQSLRGKFRDEAGYIIPNARFGDMKPLADYVHGLGLKIGLYSSPGPWTCGGCAGSYGYEKQDAESYAKWGFDYLKYDWCSYGNVIDGLPENDPNKVSSLSYKGGNELNTAIKPYKVMGEYLRQQPRDIVYSLCQYGMSDVWKWGDSVSGNCWRTTNDITDTWESVRSIALDQDKSAAWAKPGNWNDPDMLVVGTVGWGNPHKSKLKPDEQYLHISLWSLFSSPLLIGCDMEKLDDFTYSLLTNDEVIEVNQDPLGKEAVCVQTMGDVRVYVKELEDGSKAVGFCNFGLDIAQLSYKDFAKLGISGKQLVRDLWRQKNVSVINATNGQLSLKVPVHGVVFYKFTPAK, from the coding sequence ATGATGAAGAAACTTTTATATGCCATGGCGTTTTTCTTGTTAACGTTGAGTGTTAACGCTCAAACCGTCTGGCTCGACCAGTTGGATCTTAGTGCAGCCACGCAGGGTTACGGCGTTCCCGGAAAAAATAAATCGTTGGATGGCAAAACGATAACGATTGCGGGAAAAACATTCGAGCGTGGTTTCTCAACTCATTCGGTGAGTTCGTTGTTGGTTTTGCTTGAAGGCAAGGCGGTTAATTTTACTGCTCAGGTGGGGATTGACGATGAGGTTGCCGGCCACGATCCTGCGGTTGAATTTCAACTCTTTGGCGACGGCAAAAAAATATGGACCAGCGGTCTGATGAAACTGGGAGACGCAGCAAAGGCTTGCTCAGTACAACTTACAGGCATAAACAAGCTCGAATTGGTGGTAACCGATGGCGGCAACGGTAATTATTACGACCATGCCGATTGGGCAGATGCCAAATTTGAGGCAAAAGGTGTTACTATTTTCAAAACCTACAATCCGGTAAGCAGCGTTCCGTATATACTCACACCTAAAGCTTCGGACAAACCACGCATTAATAGTGCTGCGGTTTTCGGCGTACGTCCGGGCTCTCCGTTCCAGTATTTTGTTGCCGCAACCGGCGACCGTCCCATGACGTTCTCTGCAAAAGGTCTGCCCGAAGGTCTGAAACTGGACTCCAAAACCGGTATCGTCACCGGCTCGCTTACCAAAGCGGGAACATACGAGGTGATGCTTAGCGCTAAAAATGCAAAGGGAAAAGCAGACAAAAAACTCCGCATTGTTTGTGGCGATCGTATTGCACTCACTCCGCCGATGGGATGGAACAGCTGGAACTGCTTTGCAGGCGAAGTTTCGGCCGATAAGGTGAAACGGGCTGCCGATGCGATGGTAAAAAGCGGTCTTGTCAATCACGGTTGGACATACATTAATATTGATGACTTCTGGCAGAATCACCGCGATTCGAAAGATCAATCGTTGCGGGGTAAATTCCGCGATGAAGCCGGATATATTATTCCAAACGCCCGCTTTGGCGACATGAAACCGCTGGCTGATTATGTTCATGGCCTTGGTCTGAAAATCGGTTTGTATTCCAGCCCAGGCCCATGGACCTGCGGAGGTTGCGCCGGAAGCTATGGTTACGAAAAACAGGATGCCGAAAGCTATGCAAAATGGGGTTTCGACTACCTGAAATACGACTGGTGCAGCTATGGTAACGTGATTGACGGATTGCCTGAAAACGACCCGAACAAAGTGTCTTCTTTGTCGTACAAAGGCGGAAATGAATTGAATACAGCAATCAAACCATATAAAGTGATGGGCGAATACCTTCGTCAGCAACCCCGTGATATTGTGTACAGCTTGTGCCAGTACGGCATGTCGGATGTGTGGAAATGGGGCGACTCGGTGAGTGGCAATTGCTGGCGTACCACCAACGATATTACCGATACATGGGAAAGCGTGAGAAGCATTGCTCTCGATCAGGACAAATCTGCCGCATGGGCAAAACCGGGCAACTGGAACGATCCTGATATGCTGGTAGTAGGTACTGTCGGTTGGGGTAATCCGCATAAAAGCAAGCTGAAACCCGATGAACAATACCTTCACATTAGCCTTTGGAGTCTTTTCTCGTCACCACTTCTTATTGGTTGTGACATGGAAAAACTGGACGATTTCACCTATAGTTTGCTGACGAATGATGAGGTGATTGAAGTAAATCAGGATCCGTTGGGGAAAGAGGCAGTCTGTGTTCAGACGATGGGTGATGTTCGCGTTTACGTGAAAGAGCTCGAAGATGGTAGCAAAGCAGTTGGTTTTTGTAATTTCGGTCTTGATATAGCCCAACTTTCATACAAAGATTTTGCAAAACTCGGAATATCCGGGAAGCAGCTTGTGCGTGATTTGTGGAGACAAAAGAATGTATCCGTAATCAACGCCACGAACGGACAACTTTCGCTGAAAGTGCCTGTGCATGGGGTAGTATTTTATAAGTTTACCCCCGCAAAATAA
- a CDS encoding endo-1,4-beta-xylanase yields the protein MMRKLFMAGFILIETLAVSGYSQDNTLSQKTLKQAFADKFLIGCADDLTSNNEAYQASIKAQYDIVTPENCMKPQPIHPSENTYNFKTTDAMVDWCQKNGLKVWGHTLGWHSQTPAWFFQAVNPKTEEAQPARGPRMSFDPKAPRLSMDEMWARSIKGEMASKKVALKRLEKHIKTVVGRYKGRIIGWDVFNESIADGGDGSTENLRTFSWYKVVGPEVLTKAFQWAHQADPKAKLYYNDYNIEQGAVENKGKHASSMLLLKRLLKEGAPITGVGIQGHWHLDTNLADVEKAIEDYASLGLKVSITELDVTATGENSGAFSVNQGAKKIPAENYIKQAEVYKKLFEIFMRHSDVIERVTFWGLSDTRSWRRGQDALLFDGQLNPKPAYKAVIETSQTK from the coding sequence ATGATGAGAAAACTTTTTATGGCAGGTTTTATCCTGATCGAGACTTTGGCTGTCTCTGGATATAGCCAGGACAATACATTGTCACAGAAGACTCTAAAGCAAGCATTTGCTGATAAATTTCTTATCGGCTGCGCTGATGATCTGACCTCGAATAACGAGGCCTATCAGGCAAGTATTAAAGCGCAGTACGACATTGTTACGCCGGAAAACTGCATGAAACCGCAGCCAATTCATCCGTCGGAAAATACGTATAATTTCAAAACTACCGATGCCATGGTTGATTGGTGTCAGAAAAACGGATTAAAAGTGTGGGGACATACCCTGGGCTGGCATTCACAAACTCCGGCATGGTTTTTCCAGGCAGTAAATCCGAAAACCGAAGAGGCTCAACCGGCAAGAGGACCGCGAATGAGCTTTGATCCGAAAGCACCGCGCCTCTCGATGGATGAGATGTGGGCACGCAGCATCAAAGGTGAGATGGCAAGTAAAAAAGTTGCGCTGAAACGGTTGGAGAAACATATCAAAACCGTGGTAGGGCGATACAAAGGACGTATCATTGGTTGGGATGTTTTCAACGAGTCCATTGCCGATGGTGGCGACGGTTCGACGGAAAATTTGCGCACTTTCAGTTGGTATAAAGTTGTCGGACCGGAGGTATTGACCAAAGCCTTTCAATGGGCGCATCAGGCCGATCCGAAAGCGAAATTATACTACAACGACTACAACATCGAACAGGGTGCGGTTGAAAACAAAGGAAAACATGCAAGTTCCATGTTGCTGCTGAAACGTCTCCTTAAAGAAGGAGCACCTATCACCGGTGTTGGAATTCAGGGTCACTGGCATTTGGATACCAACCTTGCCGATGTTGAAAAAGCCATTGAAGATTACGCGTCGCTGGGACTAAAGGTTTCTATTACAGAACTTGACGTAACCGCAACAGGCGAGAACAGTGGTGCTTTTAGCGTGAATCAGGGTGCTAAAAAAATCCCGGCTGAGAACTATATTAAACAGGCTGAGGTATATAAGAAATTATTCGAAATATTCATGCGCCATTCCGACGTAATCGAACGTGTAACCTTCTGGGGTTTAAGTGATACCCGTTCATGGCGACGTGGACAGGACGCGCTTTTGTTCGATGGACAATTGAATCCAAAACCAGCTTACAAAGCTGTTATTGAGACAAGTCAAACCAAATAA
- a CDS encoding glycoside hydrolase family 127 protein: MNRLLKKTVLASLLFSCFLAASTNAFAQTKLYPNEFPLRDVTLLDGPFKHARDLNIQVLLKYDVDRLLAGYRKEAGLSAKAKSYVNWDGLDGHVGGHYLSALAINYAATGNAECKKRMDYMIAELKACQDANTAKNSDWGKGYVGAVPNSKAIWSTFQKGDFAAFRAAWVPWYNVHKMYAGLRDAWLYTGNEQAKTMFLKFCDWAISVTASLSEAQMQSMLDTEQGGMNEVLADAYQMTHDKKYLTAAERFSHKMLLDPMSQRKDNLDNKHANTQVPKAIGFQRIGELSNDAAYLQAGKFFWETVTTNRTLAFGGNSRREFFPSVASCIDFVNDVEGPESCNSYNMLKLTEDLFRLHPSANYADYYERTMYNHILSTQHPDHGGYVYFTPARPRHYRVYSAPNEGMWCCVGSGMENHGKYSQFIYTHQHDSLFVNLFVASVLNWKEKGLKIKQETNFPNEEKTKLTVTAGNTRFKLMIRYPYWVADGALKITVNGKAVAYTAHPSSYVAVERTWKQGDVVAVELPMHNSVVQLPNVPNYIAFMHGPIVLAAKTGTNDLTGLVAGDSRWGHIAGGKKMPLNEAPVIIEDDESTLADKIVPVTGKPMTFSLSGIKMANKIDAVLEPFYKIHDARYEMYWMRLSDSQYRSFADSLAQVEQQKLALQKRTVDFVAPGEQQPEADHFIQKENSNTGNNQDEFWRDARDGGYFSYRLSTNKESNLSLLIRYWGNERGPRNFDIYIDDVKLTSENLSGKWNSNKFQNVEYPIPDAAVAGKDFVRVKFVPQQKNMTASVYYIRLLRK; this comes from the coding sequence ATGAACAGACTTTTGAAAAAAACCGTTTTAGCATCATTGCTTTTTTCCTGTTTTTTAGCGGCATCCACCAATGCCTTCGCACAGACAAAACTATATCCCAACGAATTCCCATTGCGGGATGTGACCTTACTTGACGGTCCGTTCAAACACGCCCGCGATTTGAATATTCAGGTCCTGCTGAAATATGATGTTGACCGTCTGTTGGCAGGTTATCGCAAAGAGGCCGGATTGTCGGCGAAAGCGAAAAGTTATGTCAACTGGGACGGCCTGGACGGCCATGTGGGCGGCCATTATCTGTCGGCGTTGGCAATCAACTATGCTGCAACGGGCAATGCAGAATGCAAAAAACGGATGGATTACATGATTGCCGAACTGAAAGCCTGTCAGGATGCGAATACCGCTAAAAATAGCGACTGGGGCAAAGGGTATGTGGGAGCTGTTCCCAACAGCAAAGCCATCTGGAGCACTTTTCAGAAAGGCGATTTTGCGGCTTTTCGTGCGGCATGGGTTCCCTGGTACAATGTGCATAAGATGTATGCCGGACTCCGGGATGCCTGGTTGTATACCGGAAATGAGCAGGCCAAAACAATGTTCCTGAAATTCTGTGACTGGGCAATATCAGTTACCGCGTCACTTTCCGAAGCTCAGATGCAATCGATGCTCGATACCGAGCAGGGAGGGATGAATGAAGTGCTTGCCGATGCTTATCAGATGACCCACGATAAAAAATACCTCACTGCGGCAGAACGTTTTTCGCATAAAATGTTGCTCGATCCGATGTCGCAGAGAAAAGATAATCTGGATAACAAACACGCCAATACGCAAGTCCCGAAAGCAATCGGCTTTCAGCGGATAGGTGAGTTGAGCAATGATGCCGCTTACCTGCAAGCCGGAAAATTCTTTTGGGAAACGGTGACCACGAACCGTACCCTGGCATTCGGAGGCAACAGCCGTCGCGAGTTTTTCCCCAGCGTGGCATCCTGCATCGATTTTGTGAACGATGTGGAAGGTCCCGAATCGTGCAACTCGTACAATATGCTCAAGCTTACCGAAGATCTTTTCCGCCTGCATCCGTCGGCAAACTACGCCGATTATTACGAACGAACCATGTACAACCATATTCTTTCGACGCAACATCCCGATCACGGCGGATATGTCTATTTTACTCCGGCGCGTCCGCGTCACTACCGGGTCTATTCGGCTCCCAACGAAGGCATGTGGTGCTGTGTGGGTAGCGGCATGGAAAACCACGGGAAATACAGCCAGTTTATCTATACCCATCAACACGATTCGTTATTTGTCAACCTGTTTGTGGCTTCGGTGTTGAATTGGAAAGAAAAAGGGCTGAAAATCAAACAAGAGACCAATTTTCCGAATGAAGAAAAGACGAAATTGACGGTTACAGCCGGTAATACCCGTTTCAAGCTGATGATTCGTTATCCTTACTGGGTGGCCGACGGTGCCTTAAAAATCACGGTTAACGGAAAAGCGGTTGCCTATACCGCTCATCCGTCATCGTATGTTGCCGTAGAACGGACATGGAAACAAGGAGATGTGGTAGCGGTTGAACTTCCGATGCACAATTCGGTGGTGCAATTGCCCAACGTGCCTAATTACATAGCATTCATGCACGGCCCGATTGTGCTTGCTGCCAAAACCGGCACGAACGATCTGACCGGATTGGTGGCCGGAGATAGCCGCTGGGGACATATTGCCGGAGGTAAAAAGATGCCGTTGAATGAAGCTCCTGTCATTATTGAAGATGACGAGTCTACTCTGGCCGATAAGATTGTTCCTGTAACCGGAAAACCAATGACCTTCAGCCTGTCTGGTATTAAAATGGCGAATAAGATCGACGCGGTGCTTGAGCCATTCTATAAAATTCACGATGCCCGTTACGAAATGTACTGGATGCGGTTGTCCGACAGTCAGTATCGCTCTTTTGCCGATTCACTTGCTCAGGTAGAACAACAAAAGCTGGCCTTGCAGAAACGTACAGTGGACTTTGTTGCTCCGGGCGAACAACAACCCGAAGCCGACCATTTTATTCAGAAAGAGAATTCCAACACAGGTAACAATCAGGACGAATTTTGGCGCGATGCCCGCGACGGTGGTTATTTCAGCTATCGCTTGAGCACCAATAAAGAATCGAACCTGAGCCTGCTTATCAGATATTGGGGCAATGAAAGGGGGCCGCGCAACTTCGATATTTATATTGATGATGTGAAGCTGACTTCGGAAAATCTCTCCGGCAAATGGAACAGCAACAAGTTCCAGAACGTGGAATATCCGATTCCTGATGCTGCCGTTGCCGGTAAAGACTTTGTGAGAGTCAAGTTTGTCCCTCAACAAAAAAATATGACCGCATCAGTCTATTATATCCGATTGTTGAGAAAATAA
- a CDS encoding NPCBM/NEW2 domain-containing protein, producing MNLRSFKLLCVFLLAGCCILHAQTTPKYWQFAATPPLGWNSWDCFGTTVTEQQVKEQADAMAKYLLPSGYKYLTVDIQWYEPESKGHAYKPGAMLTMDEYGRLTPGLKKFPSAANGKGFKPLADYVHSKGLKFGIHIMRGIPRIAVDKNLPVLGTNVKAQDIAVKSSTCAWNPDMYGVDATKPEGQAYYYSIVKMYADWGVDYIKCDDISRPYDNVQKAEIEALRMAIDKTGRPIVLSLSPGATPVKMGEHVMNHANMWRITDDFWDRWGALLAMFERMDVWTPYRGAGHFPDADMLPIGLIEFNRPTHFTKEEQYTLMSLWAIGRSPLIFGGDMTKIDAFTKEMLTNPEMLKVNQHSKNNRQVYRDKNLIVWTADVPGSKDKYVALFNAQSKGDNIDFANADYASPVIAGKGRSQKVEVSIKDGKRLVLFVKDGGNGNDWDHVAWVDPVLHGPKGDLKLTDLKWISATAGWGAAQINKACDGKPLQVNGQAVNGIGTHAESTIIYDLPEGYDTFSATGYVTQETGSVVFGALVDKGKIDLPDKADVKVNFQSIGIKGNARVRDLWAHKDLGTFSGAFSRELKQHGAGLYRISPLR from the coding sequence ATGAACCTTAGATCATTCAAACTTCTTTGTGTGTTTTTGCTCGCAGGTTGCTGCATTTTACATGCGCAAACAACGCCCAAATACTGGCAATTTGCTGCAACTCCACCACTCGGATGGAACAGTTGGGATTGTTTTGGGACAACCGTTACCGAACAACAGGTGAAGGAACAAGCCGATGCGATGGCTAAATACCTTTTGCCAAGCGGTTATAAATATCTGACCGTAGACATACAATGGTACGAGCCCGAATCAAAAGGGCATGCCTACAAACCGGGAGCAATGCTTACGATGGACGAGTACGGTCGCCTGACTCCGGGTTTGAAGAAGTTTCCCTCCGCAGCCAATGGCAAAGGGTTCAAGCCTCTGGCCGATTATGTTCATTCCAAAGGATTGAAATTCGGTATTCACATCATGCGGGGTATTCCTCGTATAGCGGTCGATAAAAATCTGCCGGTATTGGGAACAAATGTTAAGGCTCAGGATATTGCCGTGAAAAGTTCTACCTGCGCCTGGAATCCTGATATGTACGGGGTGGATGCTACCAAACCGGAAGGACAGGCCTACTATTATTCCATTGTAAAAATGTATGCCGATTGGGGCGTGGACTATATTAAGTGTGACGATATATCACGTCCTTACGACAATGTGCAGAAAGCTGAAATTGAAGCCCTGCGCATGGCTATCGATAAAACCGGTCGTCCCATCGTGTTGAGCTTATCGCCAGGTGCAACGCCGGTGAAGATGGGCGAACACGTTATGAATCATGCCAACATGTGGCGTATTACCGACGATTTTTGGGATCGCTGGGGTGCTTTGCTGGCTATGTTCGAGCGGATGGATGTCTGGACTCCGTATCGCGGCGCCGGCCATTTCCCCGATGCCGACATGCTACCTATCGGACTGATCGAATTCAACCGTCCGACTCATTTCACAAAAGAGGAACAATATACTTTGATGAGCCTTTGGGCTATCGGTCGTTCACCGTTGATTTTTGGAGGCGACATGACAAAGATCGACGCTTTTACCAAAGAAATGCTGACGAACCCCGAAATGTTGAAAGTGAATCAACATAGCAAGAATAACCGTCAGGTATATCGCGATAAGAATCTGATAGTTTGGACTGCTGATGTGCCCGGTAGTAAAGATAAATACGTGGCGCTTTTCAATGCCCAAAGCAAAGGAGACAACATCGATTTTGCTAATGCCGACTATGCCAGTCCGGTAATTGCCGGCAAGGGACGTTCTCAAAAAGTGGAAGTGTCGATAAAAGACGGCAAACGACTGGTGCTTTTTGTGAAAGACGGCGGCAATGGTAACGATTGGGATCATGTGGCCTGGGTCGATCCTGTGCTTCACGGTCCGAAAGGCGATCTGAAACTGACCGATTTGAAGTGGATCAGTGCAACTGCCGGTTGGGGAGCTGCTCAGATAAATAAGGCTTGCGATGGTAAACCATTGCAGGTGAATGGTCAAGCAGTGAATGGCATTGGCACTCATGCCGAATCAACAATTATTTACGACTTGCCGGAAGGGTATGATACCTTCTCTGCAACAGGTTATGTAACTCAGGAAACGGGCTCGGTTGTTTTTGGAGCGCTTGTGGATAAAGGCAAAATAGACCTTCCGGACAAAGCGGATGTGAAGGTTAATTTTCAATCCATTGGCATCAAAGGAAACGCGAGAGTGCGTGACCTTTGGGCGCATAAGGATTTGGGCACTTTTAGCGGAGCATTCAGTCGGGAATTGAAACAACACGGCGCCGGACTTTACCGAATCAGTCCGCTACGTTGA